Proteins found in one Acaryochloris thomasi RCC1774 genomic segment:
- a CDS encoding response regulator transcription factor — translation MSDIRVVLIEDHALTRMGLKTALQEQPGMQCVGESSSGQEGLRVLKDTLPDVAIVDIGLPDIDGIEVTQQFKQNHDPQTEPKTKVLILTSHDSEEAVLAAFAAGADAYCMKDIELDNLLVAVRDTYAGNHWIDPAIASIVLRQLKSPPTAETDQRSVEIDAVKPEFEELLEISPLTDRELETLELIVSGKSNTEIAEALFVTVGTVKTHVHNILQKLGVDDRTQAAVRALRSGLVS, via the coding sequence ATGAGTGATATTCGTGTTGTCCTGATTGAAGACCATGCTCTGACGCGCATGGGGCTAAAAACAGCTCTGCAGGAACAACCCGGTATGCAGTGCGTGGGCGAATCTTCGTCCGGCCAGGAGGGGTTACGGGTCTTGAAAGATACCCTGCCCGATGTCGCCATCGTTGACATCGGATTGCCGGACATTGACGGCATTGAAGTCACGCAGCAGTTTAAGCAGAATCACGACCCACAGACTGAGCCGAAAACCAAGGTCTTAATTCTGACCAGCCACGACAGCGAAGAGGCGGTACTGGCAGCCTTTGCGGCGGGTGCAGATGCCTACTGCATGAAGGATATTGAGCTGGATAATTTGCTGGTTGCAGTCCGTGATACCTATGCGGGAAATCACTGGATTGACCCTGCGATCGCAAGTATTGTCCTGCGCCAGCTCAAGAGTCCACCCACGGCAGAGACAGACCAGCGCAGCGTTGAGATTGACGCCGTCAAGCCAGAGTTTGAAGAACTGCTAGAGATTTCTCCTTTAACCGACCGAGAGCTAGAGACCCTGGAGCTAATTGTCTCGGGCAAAAGCAATACTGAAATTGCTGAAGCTCTCTTCGTTACGGTGGGTACCGTCAAAACCCACGTCCATAATATTCTACAGAAGCTGGGCGTTGATGACCGAACTCAGGCTGCAGTCAGAGCCTTGCGCTCTGGATTAGTCAGTTAA
- a CDS encoding sensor histidine kinase — translation MWRTLQQLLARVFGLPSAAQVKALNQALVVEVSRREAAEHQLEGLKATLGTQVAERTEALEAWTQRQDALLAEAQEAQAHAEVAQQQTQRVRERFRVTFEQAATGIAHVDPQGHWVRVNQKLCDMLGYSREHLMQLTFQEVTHPDDLEADLMYLQQMVDGEISSCSFDKRYINADQEEVWTFVTVSAVHDRADRLYFICVIEDIRDRKQAEAELENRAEQLLVLNASLLQTTAMLERKNQELDQFAYIASHDLKAPLRAIANLSAWLEEDLTGTLPAENQEQLQLMRSRVHRLEGLIDGLLDYSRAGRMTHKIETVNVVYLVQEIAKALAPPPGFEVVIEPHLPVLQTHQLPLQRVFSNLISNAIKYCDRTDGKVVISCQPHQQTFSVTDNGPGIAPEYQERIFGMFQTLQARDKIESTGIGLAIVKKLVEAEGGEIWVESPPEQGTTFLFTWPSKDWHGLG, via the coding sequence ATGTGGCGGACTCTGCAGCAGCTTCTCGCCAGAGTATTCGGGCTACCCAGCGCAGCTCAGGTTAAGGCGCTCAATCAAGCGCTTGTTGTCGAGGTCAGTCGGCGTGAAGCGGCAGAACATCAGCTGGAAGGCTTAAAGGCAACCCTAGGAACGCAGGTAGCTGAACGCACAGAGGCATTAGAAGCATGGACGCAACGACAGGATGCTCTGCTGGCTGAGGCTCAGGAGGCCCAGGCCCATGCTGAAGTAGCACAACAGCAGACACAGCGCGTTCGAGAGCGTTTTCGAGTCACCTTTGAGCAGGCGGCGACGGGGATTGCCCATGTTGACCCCCAAGGACATTGGGTCCGAGTGAATCAAAAGCTCTGTGACATGCTGGGCTATTCTCGGGAGCATTTGATGCAGCTTACTTTTCAGGAAGTCACGCATCCCGATGATTTAGAGGCGGATTTAATGTATCTGCAGCAGATGGTTGATGGGGAAATCTCTAGCTGCTCTTTTGATAAACGCTATATCAATGCCGATCAGGAGGAAGTATGGACCTTCGTGACTGTCTCAGCCGTCCATGACCGAGCAGACCGTCTCTACTTCATTTGCGTGATTGAAGATATTCGAGATCGCAAGCAGGCCGAAGCCGAGCTAGAAAACCGAGCCGAGCAGCTCCTGGTGCTGAATGCCTCCCTATTGCAGACCACCGCAATGCTAGAACGCAAAAACCAAGAACTCGATCAATTTGCCTACATCGCCTCCCACGACCTTAAAGCACCGCTGCGGGCCATTGCCAACCTATCAGCATGGCTAGAAGAAGACTTGACTGGCACCTTACCAGCAGAAAACCAAGAACAGCTACAGCTAATGCGTAGCCGAGTCCACCGCTTAGAGGGGCTGATTGACGGTCTCTTGGACTACTCTCGTGCCGGTCGAATGACACACAAGATCGAGACCGTCAATGTTGTATACCTGGTACAAGAAATCGCGAAGGCTTTAGCACCACCGCCTGGATTTGAAGTGGTCATTGAACCGCATCTACCGGTGCTGCAGACCCATCAGCTACCGCTGCAGCGCGTCTTTTCTAACCTGATTAGTAATGCGATTAAGTATTGCGATCGCACCGACGGCAAAGTAGTCATCAGTTGCCAACCACACCAGCAAACCTTCAGCGTTACCGATAACGGCCCTGGGATTGCCCCTGAATACCAAGAGCGTATTTTCGGCATGTTCCAAACGCTGCAGGCCAGAGACAAGATTGAAAGTACCGGCATTGGACTCGCCATTGTGAAAAAGCTGGTCGAAGCCGAGGGAGGCGAGATTTGGGTAGAATCTCCCCCCGAACAAGGAACGACTTTTCTCTTTACTTGGCCCAGCAAAGACTGGCACGGACTAGGCTAG
- a CDS encoding response regulator, with protein sequence MMCASEQCLDTLNVLIAEDYPDSRDFLQMLLEDTVKSVGVATNGRQALEQLTTGDYDLVLMDCCMPEMSGYEATRILRQREGQQKHTAIIGLTANTARGDREKCLAAGMDEYLTKPVLISDLLEAMTEVAKASELC encoded by the coding sequence ATGATGTGCGCCTCTGAACAGTGTTTAGACACCTTAAACGTTCTCATTGCAGAAGACTATCCCGATAGTCGTGATTTCTTGCAAATGCTTCTGGAAGATACTGTCAAAAGCGTAGGCGTGGCTACTAATGGACGGCAAGCCCTAGAACAGTTGACCACTGGAGACTACGACCTCGTGCTAATGGACTGTTGCATGCCAGAGATGAGTGGCTATGAAGCGACCCGCATCCTTCGGCAGCGAGAGGGGCAGCAGAAGCACACGGCAATCATTGGATTGACGGCAAACACCGCAAGGGGCGACCGCGAAAAATGCTTGGCAGCGGGCATGGACGAATATCTCACCAAACCCGTGCTCATTAGTGACCTCCTAGAAGCCATGACCGAGGTGGCAAAGGCAAGCGAACTCTGTTGA
- a CDS encoding acetate kinase: MKILVLNAGSSSHKCCLYTIKGAIPESPATPLWEAQLDWHAPNHAALVVKTAAGEQREEDLSSVTRADALSHLLETLWQGETQAIQNLQEIDVVGHRVVHGGQAYQASVRVTDEVKDAIATLSPLAPTHNPAHLEGIEIIERLLGQVPQVAVFDTAFHSQMPAAAAIYPGPYDWIEQGIRRYGFHGISHQYCTQRAFQILGRTVERLIVCHLGNGASLTAVKNGQSINTTMGYTPLDGLMMGTRSGAVDPGILIHLMRQGHTADQLDRLLNKESGLKGISGISHDLRKIEDAIVSDQPASKRGASLTAIANGSERAKLARDIYLHRLKSCLGEMLVSLGGLDALVFTAGIGEHSASIRAETCEALAFLGLQIDLAQNDSSPVDQDIARANSTARVLVIKTQEDWAIAQACYEHL, encoded by the coding sequence ATGAAAATCTTAGTCCTCAATGCAGGATCCAGCAGCCACAAATGCTGCCTTTACACAATCAAGGGGGCAATCCCAGAGTCTCCTGCTACGCCGCTTTGGGAGGCCCAACTTGATTGGCATGCCCCCAATCATGCCGCTTTGGTCGTTAAAACCGCCGCTGGAGAACAGCGAGAAGAAGACTTATCGTCGGTGACTCGGGCCGACGCCCTTTCGCATTTGCTAGAAACGCTTTGGCAGGGAGAGACTCAAGCGATCCAAAACCTGCAAGAGATTGATGTTGTCGGGCATCGGGTTGTCCATGGAGGGCAGGCATACCAGGCCAGCGTGAGAGTGACGGATGAGGTCAAGGATGCGATCGCAACCCTCTCTCCTTTAGCACCGACCCACAACCCAGCCCATTTAGAGGGCATCGAAATCATTGAGCGGCTGCTGGGTCAGGTGCCTCAAGTCGCCGTTTTTGATACTGCTTTTCACAGCCAAATGCCTGCAGCAGCAGCCATTTATCCCGGTCCCTATGACTGGATAGAACAGGGCATTCGCCGCTATGGATTTCACGGCATCAGCCATCAATACTGTACGCAGCGGGCCTTCCAGATTTTGGGCCGAACGGTGGAACGACTGATCGTTTGTCATCTGGGGAATGGGGCTTCTCTAACCGCAGTCAAGAATGGGCAGAGCATCAACACCACGATGGGATATACACCCTTAGATGGACTGATGATGGGAACGCGGTCAGGAGCGGTGGATCCTGGGATTTTGATCCATCTCATGCGCCAGGGCCACACAGCCGATCAGCTTGACCGTCTACTTAACAAAGAGTCTGGCCTCAAGGGTATTTCGGGGATATCCCATGATTTACGAAAAATTGAAGACGCGATCGTCTCCGACCAGCCGGCCTCTAAGAGAGGAGCTTCATTAACAGCCATCGCCAACGGCAGTGAACGAGCCAAACTTGCGCGGGATATTTATCTGCATCGATTGAAGTCTTGTCTGGGCGAAATGCTCGTGAGTTTGGGGGGACTTGATGCGCTGGTCTTTACCGCAGGCATTGGAGAGCATTCTGCCTCGATTCGGGCTGAGACCTGTGAAGCTCTCGCATTTTTAGGGCTGCAAATCGATCTAGCCCAAAATGACAGTTCTCCCGTTGATCAAGATATTGCGAGGGCCAACTCTACAGCGCGGGTGCTGGTGATTAAAACGCAAGAAGATTGGGCAATTGCTCAGGCTTGCTACGAGCATTTATGA
- a CDS encoding EcsC family protein: MTQSPPQMAQETYQQLEAMATELSRNMGQLFEGATQEVGQSVDAVAQNPLLKWLARLPGASKLLTFLGQADTVQIEAEVADLQRQHPSDSRRQIAERLIQQSALQAGTVGLLTNLAPPLALALFAVDLAAMTKLQAEMVYRIAAAYGFPLSDSTRRGEILAIFGLSMLGSGVLKTGASFVEVFPVVGAISGAAVNATLLFGLGQTACQFYESKPSPTEVVVTAEPV; encoded by the coding sequence ATGACTCAATCTCCTCCACAAATGGCTCAAGAAACCTATCAGCAGCTCGAAGCGATGGCCACGGAACTCAGCCGAAACATGGGACAGCTCTTCGAAGGGGCCACTCAAGAAGTCGGTCAGAGCGTGGATGCAGTGGCTCAAAATCCGCTATTGAAGTGGTTAGCTCGACTCCCTGGAGCCAGTAAGCTCCTGACTTTTCTAGGGCAGGCAGATACGGTCCAAATTGAAGCCGAGGTGGCCGATCTGCAACGCCAGCATCCCAGCGATTCCCGCCGCCAAATCGCGGAACGGCTAATCCAGCAGTCAGCGCTGCAGGCAGGGACTGTCGGATTGCTCACGAACTTGGCTCCACCTTTGGCCCTCGCCCTGTTTGCCGTTGATCTGGCTGCCATGACAAAGCTGCAGGCAGAGATGGTGTACCGAATTGCAGCGGCTTACGGCTTTCCGCTCTCTGACTCAACCCGTCGGGGCGAAATTTTAGCCATCTTTGGTCTTTCGATGTTGGGGAGCGGCGTTCTCAAAACAGGAGCCAGCTTTGTAGAGGTATTCCCTGTGGTGGGGGCAATCTCTGGCGCAGCGGTGAACGCCACCCTGCTCTTCGGGCTGGGGCAAACGGCCTGCCAGTTCTATGAATCGAAGCCGTCCCCCACTGAAGTTGTCGTGACCGCTGAGCCAGTTTAG